Genomic window (Juglans microcarpa x Juglans regia isolate MS1-56 chromosome 2S, Jm3101_v1.0, whole genome shotgun sequence):
CAATTCATGTTTTTTGGTCGTGTCAAGTCATAAGCATTCAACTATATAGATAAACCTAAATCAAATCCGTTAAGCTAAAAATTCTAATCCAACCCATTTAGATAATAGGTTGTGTCGGGTCACCCGtttgacccgtttaataattaattagaaataggtCGACACAATACGATTCATTTAAACTTGTTTAAAgtaaatggattgaactaactcgcataactcatttgacttgattaacataatttcacataaaagttagaatttatatttaatagtagtcacaatatcttaaaaaataaaataagactacctactaataaaaaaatatcaatatttttttaaattttaacatataataaaactaatattacaaactctagaataacaaatatgagcatgaGTCTAGAATTAGAATTCCAACAATAAAAGCATTAACATAccgagaaatatcaatattacaactcaataataataaaattgtgattttgaaataaaatataaacatatcaaaacgggttgatttcAGGTCAAGCAGGTTGATCtgttattaatctatttataaatcatgtcTTAACATCAAGTCAACCCATTTTGATCCGAACCtgttaacatcaaactcaaaccgGCTAATTTTGTGTCATATTCGTGTTTGGTTTACGGATCATATCACATATTACCACCCAACTTTCTTTAGTTTTCTGGCTAATTAGTACTTATGGGGCAATTGAAGAAATAAGGGAGTAATAATATGACTTATTCATGAGTGATCTACGGTGAATAAATAGATGGATCACCCACCAATCAGTTTTATAACAAAGGAACTGAACAAACCTGCAGTTAGGTGAAAGCCAAAAGAAATACACACCGACACCGTTAACAAACATCATTCAAAACGTGTCTctcataaattcatatataatgCATGCGTTACATgcataatcttttaatttttccttcttctttttttttttataaatctggacaacaataaaaattaaaagatgcaATTTCTATATCTATCTGATTCTCTAAAGAATATAACACTAACAAGAATGTCAAATCCAACATtcgaagaagaataagaaaactactaaaaaaaaaaccacagtACCTTAATTTCTTCATTAATGAAAGCTAGCCATGGTTTTATCATAATTCTTGGCTGACtttgttacatattttattgcTAAAGTTGTTGATGGGCATTCATGGACACCAGGACCATCTAGATCTACTTCATTCTTCCCCTTTTTCCACGTCTTTAAAAGTGCTTCCTATTTTAAACGTTGCCTTCGAAAACACTCCTTGCCATTTTCCTGCTCCTGAAGCAAAGGGTTATCATTCTTGGTTTTGAAGTTTTGCCCTAGTTAATCCTACTTTACCAAAATAGGGTTTAATTCAATCGTTATTTAATAGTGTGTTGACAATATCAAGACCGGTTCGGATACAAGCgtgatctcaattcatctcatctaattattatagtttttttaaaaatttttcatacaaaatataataaataatttaactttttcaaattttaaaataataataatattaaaaaataatattctaataatattttattcaactttcatctcaattcactatttaaacgacaccttaatcaacatgaaaataatgttaattttatacataaatgataaatacactAAAGTGAACAGAAATTTTTTTGATCCGTCTCAAATACTGATATGGAGGATATATTTTACACGCCGAcctacaaatagaatttttcaaacaagtatattttgattttgtactCCACTtagttcatcaaaataaaagtattattttaattttaattttagtttttattttaatatataaaatagaactTCGAGAATCCGAGGTTACTCTCGAATAATAGATGATAGATCTCGATTCTCTACATGCTACTGCGGTCAAATCTTTTTAACGCAGCAGTCGAGTTGACTTTTTGATGCTATGAGCATTATGGGTACTTTCGTAACTTCCGTGCTCTTGCAGGGATACCAGTATTTGTCGAGCAGCGAGTTTACATTTCTATCCCTTCCTCCCCTCGCACCAGCCACTGCAACTGCCAAGCGGTAAAACGTGTTTGAAGAAGAGTGCGCCCCAGTTTGGACAAGCCAGGGGCAGTCTTGGCCATGCGTTGCGTATATAAGAGCCCCACCCCCTGCTCTTCCTCCTTCACAAAACTCACCCACTCTGAGAAAACCGGAGGGTCCAACCTAGGTTCACCAGGTAACTCTGAACGAATGAACCCGCCTAATTTCTCTTAGTTTCAACTTTTCTGTTCCTAATCCCCTGATCTGTTGCGGTTTTTCACATTTCTATTCTTTGATCCATAATCTGTTTGCCTGTGTTTAATTTTATGCGTGATTGGGTATACTTCTGTTTTTAATACGTGCATTGAGCATATAAATAGAGCTAATTAGCCGTGGATCTGGTGGAATCTGTGATTTGCAATATTGAATTGTTagcaattcaatatttttccttGGTTATATTGTTCCTTGATATGTCGcttgcatttcttttttctaagcGGATCGTGGGTGATTCTGAATTTGGATCAGATCTTATTTTGTCTTAGCTCTGATAATCATGTTCTTCCATAATTGCTAAAGTTACAACCATAGTGTTACTTTACTGTTGCACGCACGTGCCCCCTATAGTCTTTGCTTCATTCAACCTGAAAAACCAGCTTTCAGCTTTGATATTCCCCGAAGTTTAGCAAATTCATCATTGCAAAGTTTCCCTCCTTTTAAGACTCGTGGTACTGGGAAATGAATCCCATTTATAGCCTCCTTGCCTTACACTTATCCTTCTCGAGATCCATAAGGAGCCAAAATGTGTAGATAGGGAAtgaggtttgaaaaaaaatttgttttttgtttcaattgTAATGCAAAAGTGCTTGATATGAGATCTTAAGGAGCCTTCAGTTAGCACATATCTGGAAAACCAACTTTCCCTCCAGAAATTTATATATGAAGGTGAAAGGGAAGGCATTTCCCTCTGTTATTTTCTCTCTCGCCTTctctcggttttttttttttcccatctttTGACGAACAAGTGATTGTAAACATTTTGTTCAGTTGTTCAGTCAAAagaagtttttcttctttcccccCCACGTGTTTATAAGCTTCTAATTCTCCTGTAGCAGTTGaattcttaaaatcattttatcagtTGTACTGTTTTTTCTGCGAAAGCGGGTTGATTGCAATTGGGAGATCCGGATATGGgttttccctctccctctctctctcggaaAATGTGAATGTAGATATTTTGTTCAGTTGTTCAGTCAAggaagttttcttcttttttatgtttcCAGCATATGTATgaacatcatttttcttcaGGTTTCAAGGTAGAAAAGCAAAATGGTGAAGATCTGTTGCATTGGTGCTGGATATGTTGGAGGCCCAACAATGGCCATAATTGCACTTAAGTGTCCTTCTATTGAGGTGGCTGTTGTGGACATCTCTGTGTCTCGGATCACAGCCTGGAACAGTGACCAGCTCCCCATCTATGAGCCTGGTCTTGATGATGTTGTGAAGCAATGTAGAGGCAAGAACCTCTTCTTCAGTACTGATGTGGAAAAACATGTCTCAGAGGCTGATATAGTGTTTGTCTCTGTCAACACCCCAACCAAAACTCGGGGTCTTGGGGCGGGGAAGGCTGCAGATCTGACTTATTGGGAGAGTGCGGCTCGTATGATTGCTGATGTGTCAAAATCTAACAAAATTGTAGTTGAGAAATCGACAGTTCCAGTCAAAACTGCTGAGGCAATTGAAAAAATTCTCACCCACAACAGCAAGGGAATCCAATTCCAAATTCTGTCAAACCCAGAATTCCTTGCTGAGGGGACTGCAATTCAAGATCTTCTCAACCCTGACAGAGTCCTCATTGGAGGCCGGGAGACCCCAGAAGGCCAGAAGGCCATCCAAGCATTGAAGGATGTCTATGCTCAGTGGGTCCCTGAGGAACGCATACTAACTGCCAATCTCTGGTCTGCAGAGCTCTCAAAGCTTGCTGCGAATGCCTTTTTGGCCCAGAGAATATCCTCAGTTAATGCCATGTCAGCTCTTTGTGAAGCTACTGGGGCAAATGTAATGCAGGTATCATATGCTGTGGGTAAGGACTCGAGGATTGGACCCAAGTTCCTGAATTCTAGCGTTGGCTTTGGGGGGTCCTGCTTCCAGAAGGATATTTTAAACCTGGTTTACATATGCGAGTGCAATGGTCTTCCTGAGGTTGCAGAGTACTGGAAACAGGTCATCAAGATCAACGACTACCAGAAGAACCGTTTTGTGAACCGTGTAGTTGCCTCCATGTTTAACACGGTTTCAAATAAGAAGATTGCAGTTTTGGGGTTTGCATTTAAGAAAGATACTGGAGACACGAGGGAGACCCCCGCCATTGACGTGTGCAAGGGGCTATTGGGTGACAAGGCCCGGTTGAGCATATACGACCCACAGGTCGCGGAAGACCAGATCCAGAGGGACCTCACAATGGACAAATTTACTTGGGACCATCCCATTCACCTCCAGCCAATGAGCCCCACCACTGTGAAGCAAGTCAGCGTGGTTTGGGATGCCTATGAGGCAACAAAGGATGCCCATGGTGTTTGCATTCTGACCGAGTGGGATGAGTTTAAGACTCTTGATTACCAGAGAGTTTATGATAACATGCAGAAACCGGCTTTTGTATTTGATGGCAGGAACGTGGTTGATGTAGATAAGCTGCGCGAGATTGGTTTCATTGTGTACTCAATTGGTAAGCCCCTGGATCCATGGCTCAAGGACATGCCAGCTGTGGCATAGAAGAAGATAATGGATGCACGATCGAGGCTTGTGGGTCAATGAATCTTAGTTGGAGGCAATCAGTCTTATtctttatatatcatttttatatttttgtgaaagtAAGAGGCTCTATGTTTTGCCCTACATTTGTGTTCAAAGTCATTAATGTCTGTCTGTTATTTGTTTGCTAGCAAACTTTGATCTTTTGTTTGGTTTAAATCTTCTATTATAATTAGAAATGTTAAAATTTTGAGAGCGATCTTTTCAATATGGGAACTATTGTATTTGGCttatatttgagataaaatttcaTGATCTTTTAtgaataacatttattttttttttatttttaaagagtaatactacgtGCAGTCATGGAATGTTCAAATGTTATatagtcgctttgaaaaaaaaataggatttactattaaaaaattattatttttttatatggatatcgtatttattcacttttttcaaaataattgcacGACACTTACATACTCacaactacaactatcatttctcatttttaaaagtCAAGGGAAATATAGATCAAAGGCCTGGGGCTAATTGACATAAACTCCAAACCTCCGGTCTTGAGTTCAAAACCCGCCTTctcaaatgtataaaaaaaaaaagaagtcaagggaaagggaaacaaaaattgtgtacaaaattaaaaatagagcaattatattattagtttttgaTTTTATCATTCAGGATCAAACGAACACTTCAAAAACTGTACAACATTGTATGTTTACTggtatatattaggatgttaaaatttcatatagaaataaatttttttaaaaatacgtGTGATTGACCTGAAATTTGGTTCGCCCCCGAGTAACCATGAACACACCGTTCACGTCAACTGCAAGCGCTGAATTCGTTCCACGCGGTGAAAATATAGATGCTGCAAGCCAACTTCTGCTGACACAACAGACAATACAAGTGTCGACTTCTGTGATTTTCACAAGATTCTCGTCCCTTTTTATTGTTTCATTCGCTTTTCCAGCGTAGTATCTGAATTAACAGACGAGATTACagattgagatgaaatgagattgaaAAGGGTTTTTGAATTATTATGAGAAACTTTTCGTGATCCCAgttccaaactttcaaaagaTATGAAACGTTGATTTACAAGCAATATTCATGTATCTTTTCTTTGATGTCAATTTTGGTACGGGCCGTAAAGGAAGAAGAGTCATCCTTGCGATTGATTGACCCACGATAGTGGCTTATGTGTCGAAACATGTCATTGCATTCatctatgaaaataaataataaattgagaggCATATAGATTTATATGATTTCGACATAAAGTTTATGTCTACGGGTTGTTTAGGAGAAAATCTACTATACTTGATGAATTGTACAATCCCTCATagttttatgtatttctaaGCACAATGGAGGTTGAAACCCTCTTGCATCGAGGAAGAAGATTATGTCTTTCAAGTATCCAAGATGAAGGTAGAAGAAGCATGTGGTGTTTTGTAGGAAAATCACTTTTTATATCGAGGCCTCTTAGGAGTTGTTGATGAGATATCAATTTTATGTACTTGTCACATTTTCCCTTTACGTATCTAACTtaactttctttatttttacctATTTCTATTATtgtcttttccttctcttccttcgccTTTGATGACAGCGACACAATGGGCTGGGCCTAGTCTATTTTGTACCTAACATTGTTTGTTTTGAAGATTTGGGAGTTCTATTAGTTAGGCTTATTGCCCTCTTTTTAGCCTCCCGTCCGTGTTTTTTTTCCCAGTAATTTTTCAGGCAACTCCAGCGCCTTCATGAGCTGAGGGTTGTCTGTATTTTAATTTGGCCTCATGTTTTTTGAATGTAGGAGCTTATGATGTTTAACGTTTAGACTATGGGACTAGTACTGCTCCTGGAATCATAAATAATTCTTGGAAGAAAACCGAATACAAGTGCAAGACCTGCAACAGGAATTTCCACTCTCATCGGGCACTTGGAGGCCATCAGTCAATAATACACACAACTAAAAACTGCCCTGAATTGAAAAAACCAGCCCTCGTGACATAATTACTGAAGATGAGGCTAATTGCAATGTTGTAAATACTGAATGTAGAGAGAATTCAGTGGAGCAGGAGATGAGTGGAGTCATGTCCCTCATGACAAGCTATGAGTTCTCGGAGGCTAAGGAGCACAAGTACTGTGATATTTGCTTTCAGGTTTATGCGTCAGGCCAAGCTTTGGGTGGTGACAAGAGGGCTCATTCGATAAAGAATTCTCAGATCATAGCTGAAGAAACTGTGGCAATAAAGCATCAAGTTTTAGTTATTTTCGAGGAAGAGACCAAAGATGATGTTGGTAGGATTTCCTGATCAGAAAATATCAGATTTCCTGATTTGAGGTGAAGCTTCCCTTTGATGTTGGAAAGCTCATGGTGGGCTCCTCAACTGATTTCATGTGTTGATCTATGATAGTTGGAGTGTAGCTCGCTTCCAAATTAATCATGATAACATATGAAAATGAATGGTTTTGGTTGATCTTTTGGTGAAATACTTACTTGTTTTTGGTTCtacaagttaaaaaataaattatctatgTACATAAATGTAGGCTCTGCTCGGTGGAAATCTTGAGTTTGGGGTGTCTTCAGCTTCTGGTAAATTTCAAGTTGCATGCTAGATTGCCCAACGTACTTTAATCCGAGCTTCAAGAACGCCCCAAGTCCTTGTACGTAGCCTGAATGGTAAACATCAAATTGCTTTCATCAGGGATGGAAGAGTTGGGGGCCGGGGAGTGGAGACATGTTCATGTTGGAAAGATTAGGCTAGAGAGACTCAGCATGTGTGCTTTTGCAGTACTTTGTAGCTAGCTGATTAATGTTTTAATGAGCGAGGAAAAACAAGTGATGCTTTATCAAATGGTTTGAAAACTATATTGAGGTTTCTCacgaaagaataaaaaaaaaaaaaaaaaaacagaagaagaagaaagaaatcatGAGCTAACTTTGTTTACTAGCTCATAGGAGGAATTAAATCATGTTTATTACCTCATATTATTAACTATTAACTTTGTTTTTAAGAGAatgataataagaaaaattatttgtacagATCTATTACGTAATAATTCTGTGCAAactcttgaaaaaatatataatattcttaaaaaatttgcTATTTTTATAGTAAgtttaggctttgtttggaaagtaaatccatctcaacttatctcaactcatcattacaactttttcaaatcccaatacaaaatataataaacaattcaactttttcaaattttaaaataataataataaaaaaaaaaatattctaacaatattttatcatttcaacttaactcaattcaactcagtttaacatctaaacgcactcctactctctttttttttctttttttttttaaagaaattttacaCATCTGAACTTGTATTTATTATCCTAGCAATAGGAAAACCACGAACCAAAAAGATCATAACCGATTTAATAACaaagacatgaaaaaaaaacaaaaacaaaaaaaatgaaggaggAGGAGGTAGCAGTGGACTCTGAAAGCCTAACTAAAGCCCATATCCAATTGATTGAGGAAAAAAAGCCCATATCCAATTGTCCTCATTTCCCCCACTCTCAGAGACTCACTCATCTACTCAGAACAaaccctcactctctctctct
Coding sequences:
- the LOC121252216 gene encoding UDP-glucose 6-dehydrogenase 1 — its product is MVKICCIGAGYVGGPTMAIIALKCPSIEVAVVDISVSRITAWNSDQLPIYEPGLDDVVKQCRGKNLFFSTDVEKHVSEADIVFVSVNTPTKTRGLGAGKAADLTYWESAARMIADVSKSNKIVVEKSTVPVKTAEAIEKILTHNSKGIQFQILSNPEFLAEGTAIQDLLNPDRVLIGGRETPEGQKAIQALKDVYAQWVPEERILTANLWSAELSKLAANAFLAQRISSVNAMSALCEATGANVMQVSYAVGKDSRIGPKFLNSSVGFGGSCFQKDILNLVYICECNGLPEVAEYWKQVIKINDYQKNRFVNRVVASMFNTVSNKKIAVLGFAFKKDTGDTRETPAIDVCKGLLGDKARLSIYDPQVAEDQIQRDLTMDKFTWDHPIHLQPMSPTTVKQVSVVWDAYEATKDAHGVCILTEWDEFKTLDYQRVYDNMQKPAFVFDGRNVVDVDKLREIGFIVYSIGKPLDPWLKDMPAVA